In Sulfuricaulis sp., the following proteins share a genomic window:
- a CDS encoding transposase has product MRKHRYSTEFKVTAVKMASAPDIEVQAVAQALGIHPFMLSRWKKEYRDGKLHGDAHSGLKEVQDMELTVAEHQKIRELEAALKKARIENDLLKKAIQFNLERSRTASRS; this is encoded by the coding sequence TACAGCACAGAGTTCAAGGTGACCGCCGTGAAGATGGCCTCGGCCCCCGACATCGAGGTCCAGGCGGTGGCGCAGGCTTTGGGGATTCATCCATTCATGCTGTCACGCTGGAAAAAGGAATACCGTGACGGAAAACTCCATGGCGATGCCCATTCCGGACTGAAAGAGGTTCAAGACATGGAGCTGACCGTGGCCGAACACCAGAAGATTCGCGAGCTCGAAGCCGCGCTAAAGAAGGCGCGGATCGAGAACGACCTTTTAAAAAAAGCCATCCAGTTCAATTTGGAACGAAGTCGGACCGCTTCGCGTTCATAG